Proteins encoded by one window of Salvia splendens isolate huo1 chromosome 5, SspV2, whole genome shotgun sequence:
- the LOC121805054 gene encoding WD-40 repeat-containing protein MSI4-like has translation MESTPPPTEPRKRGRPKGSTKAKAEKDKDTASAGTTPSRMRGSAGDKRNTAVDEGYAHWKQLVPVLYDWLASHNLVWPSLSCRWGPVLERGTYKTKQRLYLSEQTDHTQPNTLIIANCEVVRPRVAAESHIANFNEDARSPYVKKYKTILHPGEVNRIRELPQNKNIIATHTDCPEVLIWDVEAQPNRHAVLGAADSRPDLVLSGHQDNAEFALAMCPAEPFVLSGGKDKSVVLWSIQDHVSTLASDGTQSAESASSIVKAADNSTVGPRGIFQGHTDTVEDVQFCPSSSQQFCSVGDDSCLILWDARIGSDPVVKVEKAHNADLHCVDWNSHDENYILTGSADNTVCMFDRRNITANGIGSPVHKFAGHKAAVLCVQWSPDKCSVFGSSAEDGLLNIWDYEKVGQKKDTGSKTPGTPAGLFFQHAGHRDKVVDFHWNAHDPWTIVSVSDDGEFSGGGGTLQMWRMTDLLYRPKDEVLTELQKFKDHVIECSKTS, from the exons ATGGAAAGCACTCCGCCTCCCACCGAGCCCAGGAAGCGCGGCAGGCCGAAGGGATCCACCAAGGCCAAGGCCGAGAAGGACAAAGACACCGCCTCCGCCGGCACTACTCCCTCTCGAATGAGAGGCTCTGCCGGTGACAAGAGGAACACCGCCGTTGACGAGGGTTACGCCCACTGGAAGCAGCTCGTCCCCGTGCTTTATGACTGGCTCGCCTCTCACAATCTTGTCTGGCCCTCTCTCTCCTGCCG CTGGGGTCCTGTTCTTGAGCGAGGAACTTACAAGACCAAACAACGCCTTTACCTGTCTGAACAG ACCGACCATACACAGCCGAACACCTTGATCATAGCAAATTGTGAGGTTGTCAGGCCACGTGTTGCTGCAGAAAGTCATATAGCCAAT TTCAATGAAGATGCACGCTCGCCATATGTAAAGAAGTACAAAACTATATTACATCCAGGAGAG GTGAACAGAATCAGGGAGCTGCCCCAGAACAAAAATATAATAGCTACACACACTGATTGTCCTGAA gttCTCATTTGGGATGTTGAGGCGCAACCTAATCGGCATGCTGTTCTTGGGGCTGCAGATTCTCGTCCAGATCTG GTCTTATCTGGACACCAAGACAATGCAGAATTTGCTCTTGCAATGTGCCCAGCCGAACCCTTTGTGCTCTCTGGAG GGAAGGATAAATCTGTTGTGCTGTGGAGTATCCAGGATCATGTTTCGACACTTGCCAGCGATGGAACTCAGTCTGCTGAATCTGCTAGTTCAATTGTAAAGGCTGCTGATAATTCTACAGTTGGCCCACGTGGAATCTTCCAAGGACACACTGATACAGTTGAGGATGTCCAGTTTTGTCCATCAAG CTCTCAGCAATTTTGTAGTGTTGGAGATGATTCTTGTTTGATACTTTGGGACGCAAGGATTGGAAGCGATCCGGTCGTTAAG GTCGAGAAGGCACACAATGCTGATCTTCATTGCGTAGATTGGAACTCTCACGATGAGAATTATATTCTAACTGG GTCTGCTGATAATACAGTTTGCATGTTTGACCGCCGTAATATAACAGCCAATGGAATAGGATCTCCTGTTCATAAATTTGCAGGTCACAAAGCAGCTGTTCTTTGTGTCCAG TGGTCACCTGACAAATGCTCTGTATTTGGGAGCTCGGCAGAAGATGGCTTGCTAAATATCTGGGACTATGAGAAG GTTggtcagaagaaggacacagGGTCGAAAACCCCTGGTACTCCAGCAGGGTTGTTTTTCCAACATGCTGGGCACAG GGATAAGGTTGTTGACTTCCACTGGAATGCTCATGATCCATGGACGATTGTTAGCGTATCTGATGATGGGGAATTCTCCGGTGGGGGTGGTACTCTGCAG ATGTGGCGTATGACTGATCTTCTGTACCGTCCCAAAGATGAAGTTCTGACCGAGCTTCAGAAATTCAAAGACCATGTGATAGAGTGCTCCAAGACTTCTTGA
- the LOC121804762 gene encoding transmembrane protein 258-like: protein MAPSGKPISSPVPDAWYPTLAVILLAFGLAITAFFFIYEATSSRKNRNLAKELTTGVFASVFLGFGSLFLLLSSGVYV, encoded by the exons ATG GCGCCGTCAGGGAAACCGATCTCAAGCCCAGTTCCAGATGCGTGGTACCCCACTCTCGCCGTAATTCTGCTCGCCTTCGGCCTTGCCATCACCGCCTTTTTCTTCAT TTATGAAGCTACTTCCTCTAGGAAAAATCGCAATCTTGCAAAGGAATTGACTACTGGTGTGTTTGCATCAGTTTTCCTG GGTTTTGGATCTCTGTTCTTGCTGCTCTCTTCTGGTGTCTATGTTTGA
- the LOC121804761 gene encoding F-box/kelch-repeat protein At5g15710-like, translating to MIELGEASEPGSRMLTCRLVRSGSFGEDERFLRQVSYGATGARNTSPLGRLGSRNTSPSRQKVVKTKPRGLDEETVTTFCKSAQPDVHMEDNIWAMLPEDLLNEILARIPPFMIFRLRSVCKRWNSILQDNSFLMFHSQVPSHGPCLLTYWRNPQTPQCSVFSLPLKQWFRIPFNFLPPWAFWLVGSSGGLVCFSGLDGTTFKTLVCNPLTQTWRTLPGLHYNQQRQLIMVVDRKNRLFKVIATSDIYGDKSLPTEVYDSKVDKWSLHQTMPAVNLCSSKMAFCDSRLYLETLSPLGLMMYRLDTGHWEHIPAKFPRSLLDGYLVAGTQKRLFLVGRIGLYSTLQSMRIWELDHTKFVWVEVSRMPPRFFRALLRLSAERFECFGQDNLICFTSWNQGKGLLYDVDKKVWSWIAGCDLQSFNSQVCFYEPRFDSTIH from the coding sequence ATGATTGAATTGGGGGAGGCATCTGAACCCGGGTCCAGAATGTTGACTTGCAGATTGGTGAGAAGTGGTTCGTTTGGTGAGGATGAGCGCTTTCTTCGGCAGGTTAGCTACGGGGCAACTGGAGCTAGGAATACTAGTCCTCTTGGCCGATTGGGGTCAAGGAATACAAGCCCTTCTAGGCAGAAAGTCGTTAAGACGAAACCCCGGGGTTTGGATGAAGAAACTGTGACAACGTTTTGTAAATCTGCTCAGCCAGATGTTCACATGGAGGATAACATATGGGCTATGCTGCCAGAGGATTTGTTGAATGAGATTTTGGCTAGAATTCCGCCCTTTATGATATTTAGGCTCCGTTCTGTTTGCAAAAGATGGAACTCGATTTTGCAGGATAATAGCTTTCTGATGTTTCACTCACAGGTGCCATCTCACGGGCCTTGCCTTCTGACTTATTGGAGGAATCCACAGACTCCTCAGTGCTCCGTGTTTAGCTTGCCGTTGAAGCAGTGGTTCAGGATTCCATTTAATTTTCTACCACCATGGGCGTTCTGGTTGGTTGGTTCTTCTGGGGGTTTGGTGTGTTTCTCGGGATTGGATGGTACGACTTTCAAGACGTTAGTTTGCAATCCATTAACTCAAACTTGGAGGACTTTGCCAGGTTTACATTATAATCAGCAGAGACAGTTAATTATGGTTGTTGATAGGAAGAATCGATTGTTTAAAGTCATAGCCACTAGTGATATTTATGGGGACAAGTCATTGCCCACTGAAGTATACGACTCAAAGGTAGACAAATGGTCGCTTCACCAAACCATGCCTGCTGTAAACCTATGCTCCTCGAAGATGGCTTTCTGCGACTCAAGGTTGTATCTGGAGACTCTTTCACCACTCGGTCTAATGATGTACAGGCTTGATACGGGGCACTGGGAGCACATACCTGCAAAGTTTCCCCGGTCTTTGTTGGATGGATATTTGGTGGCTGGGACTCAGAAACGCCTGTTTCTAGTTGGAAGAATCGGGTTGTACAGTACTCTACAGAGTATGAGGATTTGGGAGCTCGATCATACAAAATTTGTATGGGTTGAGGTCAGTAGGATGCCGCCAAGGTTCTTTCGGGCTCTTTTGAGACTCTCAGCGGAGAGATTTGAATGCTTCGGACAGGATAACTTGATATGCTTTACATCGTGGAACCAAGGGAAAGGTCTTCTATACGACGTGGATAAGAAGGTGTGGTCTTGGATTGCTGGATGTGATCTTCAATCCTTCAACAGCCAGGTCTGCTTCTACGAGCCCAGATTTGATTCAACGATTCACTGA